The Streptomyces noursei ATCC 11455 sequence GATCCGCCGTGGGCGGTGAAGTCACGCGTCCCATTGGCGCGTAGCTGCGGCAGACGTTCAACGCCATTCCTCGACCTGGAGCGTGTTCGTGCTGGTCACGCCCAGAGAGGGTCAATCGCGCAACCATCGGATCACTCGATCGGGTGATCCGGTGGCGGGGGTGGGATGACTCAAGTCCGCCCCCGCCCCGGCAGTCAGGGGGAGGTGTAGACCGGTTCCCACGGATGATCGGAGCCGCCGCCCTCTTCGACGCCGATCTGCGTGCCGTCAGCAGCTGCAACCCAGGCGTGGAAGGCATCTGGCAGACAACGGGCCCCCATCACCAGGTGGCATCGTCGGCCCGTCAGGGCTGTTGCCAGCACAGTGGCCAGCGCCCGCTCCTTGCAGTCGATCTGCCCAGGCCACCATGCTGGCTGGCAGGCAACGACGGCGTCGTAAAGGCCGCGGACATGCTGGGGGGAGGCAGCCGGCAGCCA is a genomic window containing:
- a CDS encoding lasso peptide biosynthesis B2 protein, yielding MVHAPAAPPWRRRIPATLAVLAALSVKILPSRWRGRARIHLARCCSWLPAASPQHVRGLYDAVVACQPAWWPGQIDCKERALATVLATALTGRRCHLVMGARCLPDAFHAWVAAADGTQIGVEEGGGSDHPWEPVYTSP